In Bacillota bacterium, the DNA window CCGTGCCGCCCAGGCCCAGCGCCACCGGCAGCATGCCCAGGGCGGCGGCCAGCGCCGTCATCAGCACGGGACGGGCGCGGACGGCGGCGCCCAGGACAATGGCCTCGCGGACGCCGTGGCCGGCGTCGCGCAGCTGTTTGATCAGGTCGATCATGACGATGCCGTTCCGCACCACGATCCCCACCAGCAGGATGACGCCGAGGAAGACGGTGACGCTGAAGCGCATCCCCGTCGCCCAGAGGGCGCCCAGCACCCCCGCGGCGGCCAGCGGCAGCGAGAGCAGGATGACGAAGGGGTGCAGGTAGGACTCGAACTCGCCGGCCATGATCAGAAAGACCAGCACCACCGCCAGCGCCAGGACCAGCGAGAGACCGGAGAAGGCCTCCAGCATCAGGTTGGCCTGGCCCTGGTACTGCACCGTCAGGTCGGAGGGCAGGTGGAGCGCGTCCAGCGCGTTCCCGATGTCGCGGACCATGCCGCCCGCGTCGCGGCCCTGGTAGAGGAGCGTCAGCGTGGCGGCCGGATGCTGGTCGATGCGGACGATGGAGACCGGTGCCTGCCCTTCGCGGATGGTGGAGATCTGGTCCAGGCGGACCGAGGCGGGCGCGGCGGCCGTGGTGGCACCAGGCGCCGCCGCGCCCGGCGCTACCCCCGCGCCACGGGGCAGCGGGATCTCGAGCGCCCCCAGACGGGAGGGCGAGTTCCGGTCCTCGGGCCGCAGCTGCACCCAGATGTCGTAGGTCTGGCCGCCCTGTTCCAGGTGCGTCACCTGTTCGCCGCGCAGCGCCGGGTCGAGGAGGAGCGCCACCTGGGCCGGCGTGAGGCCGTAGGCGGCCGCCTTCTGCCGGTCGACGAGGATCTCCAGGTCGGGGAGCGACTGGCTGAGGTTGTCTGTGACGCGCAGCACGCCGTCCAGGCGCGCCAGGCGCTGGCGGATGACGGGTACCCACCGCTCCACGAGCGCGGCGTCGGGGGCGCTCACCTGGACCTCGATAGCGCTGGCCTGGGCGCCCAGGAGCTGCACCAGGGGCGAGATCAGGTTGAAGGTGACGGTGGCCGGCGAGGCGGCCCGCTCCACGGGCGCCCGCAGCCGGTCCATCACGTCCTGCGCGCGGGCGCCGTCGCGGACGGTGACCGTCATCATGGCCAGCGGGCTTCCTCCCGTCGCCTGGCCGAGGATGGCGAGCCCCTGGCTGCCGCCCACCTGGGCGACCACCTGCCGGACGTCGCGGTCGCGGCGGAGGAGCCTCTCGACCTGGCGCATCTTGGCGTCCACGGCGGCCGCCGAGGTGGCGGCGGGCGCCTGTAGCACCACCTGGAACTGGTCCTCGGCGGTCGAGGGGAGGAACTCGCTGCCCAGGTGCGGCAGCGCCAGCAGGCTGAGCCCCAGCAGGGCGGCCGCGCCCAGCAGGACGGCCCAGCGCCGCTCCAGCGCGCGCTCCAGGAGCGCGCGGTAGGCCTGCGTCAGCCGGCTGCGCGGCAGGACGGCCACGGCCGCCGGCGCACCGTCGCCGGCGGGCACGGCGGCCCCCCGCCCGTCCGCGGCCGGCGCGGCCGTCCCCCGGCGCGCCGGCCGCAGCACGTGCGCGGCCACCATGGGGACCACGCCCAGGGAGACGGCCAGCGAGACGAGCACCGAGCCGGCGACGGTGATGGCCAGCTCGCGGAAGATGATGCTGGCGATGCCCGAGACGAAGACGACGGGCAGGAAGACGGCCACGATGGCCAGGGTGGAGGCGGCCACCGCCACCGCCACCTCCTGCGTCCCCTCCACCGCCGCCTGCGCGGGCGACTTGCCCCGCTCCAAGTGGCGCTCGACGGCCTCCAGGACGACGATGGCGTCGTCCACGATCAGGCCCACGGCCAGCGAGAGCCCGCCCAGGGTGAGCAGGTTGAGGCTCATGTGCAATAGGTAGAGCACCAGGAAGGCCGCCACCACCGAGACGGGGATGGAGATGGCGGCGATGAGCGCCGTCCGCGCCCGGCGCAGGAAGAGGGCGATGACCACCACCGCCATCAGCGCGCCGATCACCAGGTCCCGCACCAGGTCCTGGATGGAACTGCGCACGATCTCGGCCGAGTCGAGCACCTTGGTGAAGCGGAGGTGGTTCTGGGAGGCCAGCCGGTCCAGCTCGTTCTGGACGGCGTCGGCGGTGGCGACGGTGTTGGCGTCGGACTGTTTGAAGACCATCAGCGCCACCGTCGGCCGGCCGTCCAGCTCGGCGTACGAGCTGGCCTCGGCCGGCGCCAGACGCACGTCCGCCACGTCCTGCAGGCGCACCGGCAGCACCTCGGGGCGGCCGGCCGGGCCGGGCGCCACCCGCTGGCCGACCACCAGCTGGCGGAGCGGCGCCAGGTCGGGCAGGCTGTCGCTGAGACGCAGACTCCAGCTCTCCTCCCCCCGCGTCACCGTGCCCAGCGGGTAGTTGAGGTTGGAGGCCTGGATCGCCTGCTGCACCTGGAGCGGGCTGACGCCGTAACGGGCCAGGTCGGCCTCCCGCATCTCCACCTGCACCTGCAGCGGCCGGTCGCCGGCCAGCTCGACGCTGGCCACGCCGTCGACGCCCTGCAGCTGGGGGACGACCCGCTGCTGCAGGAGGCTGGTGACGGACTCCAGGCTGGCGCCGCGCTCGGAGGTGACGACGTACTCCAGCACCGGCATGGCGGCCGGGTCGAACTTGCTGATCACCGGCCGGCGGGCGTCGGAGGGCAGGGCGGCCTGGTCGATGCGCGTGCGCAGCTCCTGGATGTCCCGGTTGACGTCGCTCCCCCAGTCGAACTGGAGCACCATCAGGGAGAGGCTCTCCTGCGAGACCACCTGCATCTGGCTGAGCCCCGGCGTGGTGGCGGCCGCCTTCTGCAGCGGGTCGGAGACGAGGTCCTGCACCTCCTGGCTGGAGGCGCCGGGCAGGACGGTGGTGACGGTCACCACCGGCGGGTTGAGCTGGGGCAGCAGTTCGTTGGGCAGGAGCGTCAGCGAGACGACGCCCAGGACGGCCACCACCGCCACCAGCACGGTGATGAAGACCGGCCTCCGGATCTCCTGGCGCAGGAAGGACGACACGCCGAGAGGCCCCCTCTCCCCCACGGGGAAGCGGTCGGTCAGGCGACCGGCCCCAGTCTACCCTGCTTCTTGGGGTTTTTGTAGACTTTGCGGGCGGAGGAGGCGGCCCCTGCATGCACCTGACGGCGAGACGCCTGGAACTGTTGCGGGCGCTGGCGGAGCTCTACCGGGCCAGCCGGCTGCCCGTCCCCTACGAGGCGCTGGCGCGCCGGCAGGGCATCAGCAAGTGGACGGCCTATGAGGCGCTGCAGCAGCTGGAGCGGCTGGGCCTGGTCTGCCGCGAGTACGGGCGCGGCGCCGGGCGCCACGGCCGGCCCCCCGTCCTCTTCCGCCCGAGCGAGGGGGCGGGGCGCCTGCTGGGCGGGCCGGGAGTGGAGGCGGCGCCCTCCCCGGTCGCGCCGCCGGGGGCCGCGGAGGCGGCGGGGCGGCTGGAGGAGCGGTTCGCCCGCTGGGTGGGCGCGGGCGAGCCGGCCGGCCAGATGCGCGAACTCCTGGCGGGGCTGGCGGCGGCCGGCGAGCCGCGGGAGGCGGTCGCCAGGGGACTGGCGGCGGTCCTGCTTCTCCACCGACTGCTCCGCCTGGAGCCCGGCGAGCTGGTCGCCTCCTCGCGCCGGATCCTCCTTCCCCAGGCGCGGCTGGCCTTCGCCCTGGGCGCGGCCAGCGCGCTCCTGGCGGGACGGGCGCGGCGGCTCGGTGCCGGCCTTCGCCGCGCACTGGCCGAGGCGCTGGCCGGGCTGGCGGGGCGGCTGGACCAGCTGAGCCCGGGGGAGGCCGGCCGCCTCTGCCGCCTCCTGGAGGAGGCGGCGGAGGCGAGGCCACCCGCCGGCGGACGGGGAGGCGCCGTCTCCTAGCCGATCTCGCGGCTTCGAAAGAGCGCCCAGCCGGCGGCCAGCGCCGCCGCCAGGTAGCCCAGGGCCCAGAGCGTCAGCGCCCCGGTGGGCGCCGCGGCGCCCCCGCCCAGCGGCCCCATGGTCAGGCCGGTGAGGGGGTTGGCGCCGGCCATCAGGTTGGCGGCGCGGGCGTAGAGGCCGCTGGCCGGGAAGAGGAGCATAAGGAGCGTGGAGAGGTTCTCCAGCGTCCGGTTTCCTTGGGTGAGAAGGCCGGAGACGAAGCCCAGGAAGACCCCCACCAGCGAGAGCCCGTAGAGCAGCAGCGTTCCCACCACGGCGGCCAGCGCCGGCAGGCGGGTGCCCAGCGCCAGGGCCACCGCCAGCGTCACCAGGCCTTCCAGCAGGACCAGTGCCGACGCCTCGGGCCAGGCCAACGGCGCGCTCCCCGCCACCGCCCGCGTCAGGCCGGCCAGCCCGAGGAGGAGGCCGCCCAGGAGCGCGGTCAGCAGGAGCGCGGCCCCCAGAGCCTTGCCCAGGTACCAGGCGGCGCGCGGCAGGGGGCGCGCCAGGGTGGCCAGCGCCACCTGCGAGTCCAGCTCGCCGGCCGTGGCGGCCGCCCCCAGCACGGAGGCCAGCGCCACGCCCACCAGCGAGGCCAGCCAGAGCGCCAGCGGCGCGAAGCCCTGCACCAGCAGCGCCCGTCCCAGGCCGGGGGCGGCGCCCGCCGCGGCGCCGGGCAGGGCGTTCTCCAGGTGGGTCAGCGCCGCCCGCAGCCCCCAGGCGTAGAG includes these proteins:
- a CDS encoding efflux RND transporter permease subunit; the protein is MSSFLRQEIRRPVFITVLVAVVAVLGVVSLTLLPNELLPQLNPPVVTVTTVLPGASSQEVQDLVSDPLQKAAATTPGLSQMQVVSQESLSLMVLQFDWGSDVNRDIQELRTRIDQAALPSDARRPVISKFDPAAMPVLEYVVTSERGASLESVTSLLQQRVVPQLQGVDGVASVELAGDRPLQVQVEMREADLARYGVSPLQVQQAIQASNLNYPLGTVTRGEESWSLRLSDSLPDLAPLRQLVVGQRVAPGPAGRPEVLPVRLQDVADVRLAPAEASSYAELDGRPTVALMVFKQSDANTVATADAVQNELDRLASQNHLRFTKVLDSAEIVRSSIQDLVRDLVIGALMAVVVIALFLRRARTALIAAISIPVSVVAAFLVLYLLHMSLNLLTLGGLSLAVGLIVDDAIVVLEAVERHLERGKSPAQAAVEGTQEVAVAVAASTLAIVAVFLPVVFVSGIASIIFRELAITVAGSVLVSLAVSLGVVPMVAAHVLRPARRGTAAPAADGRGAAVPAGDGAPAAVAVLPRSRLTQAYRALLERALERRWAVLLGAAALLGLSLLALPHLGSEFLPSTAEDQFQVVLQAPAATSAAAVDAKMRQVERLLRRDRDVRQVVAQVGGSQGLAILGQATGGSPLAMMTVTVRDGARAQDVMDRLRAPVERAASPATVTFNLISPLVQLLGAQASAIEVQVSAPDAALVERWVPVIRQRLARLDGVLRVTDNLSQSLPDLEILVDRQKAAAYGLTPAQVALLLDPALRGEQVTHLEQGGQTYDIWVQLRPEDRNSPSRLGALEIPLPRGAGVAPGAAAPGATTAAAPASVRLDQISTIREGQAPVSIVRIDQHPAATLTLLYQGRDAGGMVRDIGNALDALHLPSDLTVQYQGQANLMLEAFSGLSLVLALAVVLVFLIMAGEFESYLHPFVILLSLPLAAAGVLGALWATGMRFSVTVFLGVILLVGIVVRNGIVMIDLIKQLRDAGHGVREAIVLGAAVRARPVLMTALAAALGMLPVALGLGGTGIRLLQPLGVVVIGGLVTATLLTLLVVPAVYSLLDPAYRRERRSARRPRRASDQLSPESLARLRALLSDARVVAAVEEALRQAETHHG